GCGGGCGGAGTTGGGCAGGGACAGCGCGGGGTTGCCCGCCACGGTGACCAGCGCGCGGACCTGGCCGGGGCCGGGCGTCCCGATCTCGTCGGCCAGCGTGACCGCCGGGAGCTCCCCCGCCACCTCGGGCAGTCCGCGCACCCGGCTGTGCCACCGGCCGGTCGTGAAACCCTTGCCCGTACCCGTGCCGCGCCGCATGTGCGCGGGCAGCGGGAACATCGCGCCGCCGGGCCGGTCCAGGTTGCCGGTGAGGATGTTCAGCACGTCGACCAGCCAGCTCGCGACCGTGCCGAACTCGACCGTCGTGGTGCCGATCCGCCCGTACACGGCCGCGCGAGGCGCCGCCGCGAGCCGGTGCGTCAACGCCCGGATCTCGTCCGCGGCGACACCGCACCGCGACGCCACCGCCTCCGGGGTGAACGGCTCGCTCAACGCCCGCACCCCGTCCACCCCGGTGACGTGCGGGGCGAGGGCGCCGAGGTCGACCAGGTCCGCGGCGAACAGCTCGTTCACCATGGCCAGCAACAGGAACACGTCCGTGCCCGGCACGATCGGCAGGTGCCGGTCGGCCGCGGCGGCGGTGCGGCTGCGCCTCGGGTCGACCACGACGAACGCCCCGCCGCGCTTGCGGAGCGCCTTGAGCCGGCCCGGCACGTCCGGCACGGTCCACAGGCTGCCGTTGGAGGAGAACGGGTCCGCGCCCAGCAGCAGGAGGAAGTCCGTGCGGTCGATGTCGGGCACGGGGATGGTGAAGATCCCGCCGTAGAGCAGGCCGGACGACACGTGCTTGGGCATCTGGTCCACGGTGGCAGCGGTGAAGACGTTGCGCGAGTCGAGCGCCTTGCGCAGCACGCCCGCGTACAGGCCGCCGGCCAGCGAGTGGACGGTCGGGTTGCCCAGGTACATGGCCACCGCGTCCCGGCCGTGTTCGGCGATGATCGCGGTCAGCTTTTCGTCCACCAGGGTGAACGCCTCGTCCCAGGACACGGGTTCGAACTCGCCGTCGCGGCGGGCGAGGGGCGTTCGGAGGCGGTCCGGGTCGGCGTCCAGCGCGCCGAGCGAGGCGCCTTTGGGGCAGAGGAAGCCGTTGCTGAAGGTGTCCTTCCGGTCGCCTCGGACGGCGGTGATGCGGTCGTCCTCGACGGTCAACTCCAGGCCGCAGGTGGCCTCGCACAGCGGGCAGGTGGTGTAGGCGGTGCGCATGGGACTCCTCAACGGACGGTCCGGGCGGACGCGAGCGGGTGCAGCCGACCGGCGGACGTGAGGCCGATCAGCTCGCTCAGCGCGGCGACGACCATCTCCGGCTTGGCCAAGCAGTCGCCCAACCGAAACCCCACCACCGCCCGGGATCCAAGCCGCACCGGGTCCACGTCGACCGGTTCGCCGTGGCAGACGAGGCGGCCGAAGGGGGCGAGCAGGGCCAGCGCGCCGTCGACCGGGCTGGGACAGGTCGGGAATGTGGCGGTCGCGAGCGCGCCGGGCAGAGGGGTGCCGCTCGGCAACACACCCGCCGGAAGCGGGCCGGTCTGGTGGGTGGACGTGTTCGCGGGGAGGCCGACCACGACGTCGACCAGGCCTCCGGCGAGCAGCCGTTCGGTGAGGCCGGGCGCGGACGAGTCCACTGCGATGTCGGCACCGAGCCGCACCGCCAGCCGCCGCTGAGCCTGGGTCGGCGCGGTGGCCACCACCCGGCCCGCGCCGAAGCTCACCGCGAGCTGCACGGCCAGCGCACCCACCCCGCCCGCCGCGTCGTGCACCAGGACCGACTCACCCTGCCGCAGGTGCGCACACGTCCGGAGGAGGTGCCACGCGGTGACGCCGTGGTGGGCCAGGGCCAGCGCGGAGGCGTCGTCGATCTCGGCGGGCAGCGGGAAGCGGAAGCCGTCGAACGACAGCTCCCGACGCCCGGCGTCCGCGATGACCTCCACACCGACCAGGCAACACCGGAAGTTACCGGTCGGTTAGTGGGGACTCCACGACAACTAAGCGGCCGACTCGAAGGCGCCGGTGGTCAGGGCTGCTTGTAGTACGGGTACGGCGGATCCTGGTGCATCTGCTGGATCCGCCGGGTGCGGCGGCGACTCCGCCCGACCAGCACGGCGATCACGCCGCCGATCAAAAGCAGCAGGAGGATGCCGACACCGGCGACCCAACCCCCGGTCGAGCTGCCACCCGTCGCCTCGGGCCGGATCTGGCGCGCGCCGTACGTCTGCTCCAGCTCCTTGGCGGTGACTCCGCGCGGTTTGCCGTTGACGGTGACCACCAGCTCGTCGATTTCACCCTGGTACGTGTCCCAGGCGGCGCGGGCGATGCGCGCGCCGGTGTCGTCCGTGTCGGTCGTGACGGCTGAGATGGTCAACCGGTCGCGGCCGTTGGACGTCTGGTGGTGGACCGAGACGTTGGTGTACCCGTCCTCCTGGATGCGGGACTGGAGGTCCGCCAGGTCGGCGAGCGAGGCGCACCCCGCGGCCACCAGGAAGGCCGTCAGCAGGGCGAGCAGGCGCACAGTGGCAAGTCTTTTCACGAAGTCCCCCCGGACGACACGAGTGACAGGACCCGCGGCTCCGTGGGAGGGCGCCGCCGTGCGAGGAGAGTACGTGAGCGGACACGCCGTCCGGCTGACTTCCGGCAAATCTTTGCTCAGGCGCGGGCGTCCAGGGCGCGGGCCAGCTCAAGGCGCGAGGACACGTGCAGCTTGGCGTAGATGCGGGACAGGTAGACCTCGATGGTGCGCGGGCTGTAGTGCAGGGCGGCGGCGATGTCCCGGTTCCGCATCCCCTGCTGCACCAGCCGGGCGACGTTCTCCTCCGCCTCGGTCAGCACGCCGGGCGCCTTGGCACGGGCTCGTGGCACCTTCGCGCCGAGTTCGCGCAGCCGACCGCCCGCTTGGCGGCGCAGGCCGTGCGCGCCCAGGCGTTGGAACAGGGCGTAGGCGTCGAGGAGTTCCGGCACGGCTTCGCGGTCGACCACGCCCAGGGCCAGTTGGGCGCGGGCCTTCTCGAAGACCAGACCGCCGGCCTCCGCCTCCCGCACGGCCTCGCGGAGCACGTCGGCGTCCCGGTCGGTCAGGCCGTGGACCCGTCGAACGGTGGCGCGGGTCCACGGCGCGACCCGGTCGGCCGCCACCCCGCAGAGCCGCTTCACCGTCTGCCGCGCCTCTTCCTCCCGACCGTGCGCCAGGTCCAGTTCGATCAGGCGGCCCAGCAGCACGCAGCTGTACGCGGTCATGCCGTCGTCGTCCACAGCCTCGACCAGGGTGGTCCGGGCCCTTTCCACGTCCCCGCGCGCGGCCAGGTAACCGGCCATCGCCAGGGCGTGCAGGCGGGACATGTTCGGGCTGGTCGGCGGTGTGAGAGCGGCAAGCCGGGCGGCCACGTCGAGTTCTCCGCGCCAGGTGCGGACCTCCAGTTCGATCGCGCGCAGGCCGTCCAGCATCATCAGCTCCTGCCGCGACTCCAGCTCGGCGGCGGCCCGGCCCACGCGTTCCAGGCACGCGTCCCACGCTCCGCCGAACCAGTCCAGCGCCACCCGCGCCATCTCCAGCTCACCGCGGAACGCGTGGCCGCCGGTTCGTTCCCGCAGTTCCTCCGCCCGGCGAAGGCGCCAGGTCGCGTCGTGCACGAGGCCCGCGAGCGCGCCGGTCGACGCGCCGACGGCCAGCGCCTGGAGTTCGAGGATCGGCTGGCCGGCGGCGGAACGCAGGGAGCGGTTCGCGTACTCGACCGTCTTGTCGTGCCGGAACAGCATCGACGTGATCACCGCCAGCCGGTCGAACACCACCACGCCCTCGGCTGCGGACGTGAACGGCATAGCCTCGATCCGGTCGGCGGCGGCCAGGGCTTCGGCGTGACGTCCGGTGAAGACGAGGAGCAGCGCGCGCTGTGCGTGCAGGGCGGCTGGCGCGTTGCCGGTGGCGAGTTCCGCGTCGGCCAGGCGCAGCGCCTCGGTCATCCGGCCGACCAGGAACAGGCTGGTGAGCACGACCACCGCGCACCGCGACCGGTCCGGGCCGGGCGGCAGCACGTCGAGCGCGGCGAGGCCGGGTGCGATGGCGGCGGCCGGGCGGGACGCGTGGGCCAGTGCACGGCACTGCGAGGCCAGCAGCCCGGCCCGTTCCGGCGCGGCCACCGGCAGCAGTTCCAACGCCCGCGCGCACAACGCCGCCGCCGTCTCCGGTGCGGTGGTGCGGTTCGCCGCGGCGGCCTGCGCCATCACCCGGATCGCGCGCAGGTCGCCGGGCGGCGCGGACTCGGCCAGGTGCCAGGCCAGCTCCATCTCGTCCACGGCCAGGCCGCGCTCGCGGTCGTCCAGCAGGCGGGCGCTGATCAGGCTGTGCAGGTGGCGGCGTTGGGCGGGGCCGATCTCCTGGTACAGCGCCTCGCCGACCAGGGCGTGCGAGAACCGGTAGCCGCGGTCGTCGTCGCGGACCACGATGTGCGCGCGCAGCAGCCCGTCGAACGCGTCCACCACGGTGTCCTCGGGCAGCGACGACACCCGCGCGAGCAGCCCGATCTGGTCCAGCCGCACCCGCCGGAAGATCGACACCGCGCGGGCCACCGCCCTGGTGTCCCGGTCCAGCGGCGCGACCCGGCGCAGCACGGCTTCCCGTCTGGTGAGCCGGATGGCCGACGGTGACACGGTGAGCCGGGCCCGGTTGCCGTCCACCGCGACCAGGTCCAGCTCGCGCAGCGACCGGGCGATCTCGACGGCGAAGAACGGGTTGCCGTCCGCGCGCTGGTGCACCTCGTGCGCGAGGCCGTCGTCCACCGGGGTGCCGAGGACCGTCTCCACGATCCGCGCCACGTCGCCGCCGCTGAGCGGGGCCAGCTCCACCCGCACCACCTCGGCGTGGCGTTCGAGCCGGTCCAGCAGTTCGCCGACGCCGGGGTTGTGGTGGTGGGTGCGGGCGGCGGTGATCAGCACGAGCGGTGCGGCGGTGACCCGGCGCAGGACGACGGCGAGCATGGCCAGCGAGTCGTCGTCCACCTGGTCGAGGTCGTCCAGGACGAGGGCGGCGGGCCGTTGGGCGGTGAGGCCGGTGAGCACGCGGGCGACCAGTTCGCAGGAGCGGCCGAACCAGGAGGCGTCCGGCGTGGAGGTGAGGTCCAACGCGTCCAGCGCGGCCTGCACATCACCGGTCACCGGCACCGACCGCAACGCCGTGGCCACCGCCGCGTACGGGATGCGCCTGCTCACGTCGTCCGACTCCGCGACGGCCACCGGACAGCCCCGGTCACGCAGCCGGCGGCACGTCTCGGCCAGCAGGCTGGACTTGCCGATCCCCGGCTCCCCCGACACCACGACCGTCACCAACCCGGCCGCCGGCACCCGCCCGACCACGTCGAAGACCGCCGCCAGTTCGCTTTCCCTGCCGAAGAAGGCTTGGCCCGAGAACGACGTCAATGGCGACCTCCCGTCGTTGGGCCACTCACCCTACCGACTGAGGAATCCCTACTCACGTGTCGTGGCTCACGGTGGTGACATGGTGGCGACAACCGCCGCACCTGGAGGGTCCATGACGGTCGAGGGCAGCTGCGCCGACGAGTTCGCCGAGGTCCGTGCCGAGTTCGAACGCAACTTCGCCGAACGCGGTGAAGTGGGCGCGGGCGTTCATGTGACGGTGGAGGGCGAGACCGTGGTCGACCTGTGGGGCGGTGACGCGGGTGGTCGGCCGTGGACGGAGGACACGATCACGCACGTCTGGTCCTGCACGAAGGGCGCTACGGCGTTGTGCGCGCACGTGCTGGCGTCACGGGGCGAGTTGGACCTGGACGCGCCGGTCACCCGGTACTGGCCGGAGTTCGGGCAGAACGGCAAGGCGGACACGCTGGTGCGGCACCTGTTGTCCCACCAGGCCGGGCTGACCGCGTGGCGTGAGCCCGTGCCACAAAGCGGGATGTTCGACTGGGAGTTGATGACGGACCTGCTCGCCCGGCAGGAGCCGTTCTGGACGCCGGGCACGCGGCACGGCTACCACGCGCTGACGTTCGGGCACCTGGTCGGCGAGGTGGTGCGGCGGGTCGCGGGAGTGTCGTTGGCGGAGTTCTTCGAGAAGGAGGTCTCCGGTCCGCTGGGGCTGGACTTCTGGCTGACGTTGCCGGAGGACCTGGAACCGCTGGTCGCGCCGACCATCCCGGCCAGCCGGGGCGAGACGCTGCCCAAGCTGTACGTGGCGGCCATGACCAGGCCCGAGTCGATGCAGGGGATGCTGCTGACGAACAGCGGCGGGTACCTCGCCGCGACAGACACGCGTGAGGCGCACGCGGCGCAGTACGGGGCGGTCGGGGGGATGAGCAACGCGCGAGGGCTGGCGCAGATGTACCGGCCGTTGGCGTTGGGCGGCGAGTACAACGGGCTGCGCCTGGTGGCCGACACGCAGGTCCCGGTGATGTCGTCGGTGGTGTCGGCCGGGCACGACGAGATGCTGCTCGCGCCGACCAGGTTCTCGCTGGGGTTCATGAAGGCGGTCGACAGCCACTACCTGCCCGTCGAGGACCGGGCTGTGCTGATGTCCGAGGACGCGTTCGGCCACTCGGGGATGGGCGGCTCGCTCGGGTTCGCCGCGCCGGACTCGCGGATGTCGTTCGGGTACGCGATGACCCGGATGGGCCAGGGCGTGGGCGTCAACGAGCGCGGACAGTCCCTTGTGGACGCCGTGTACCGGGCTCTGGGCTACCGCCAGGCCACCGGCGGCCTCTGGTTCCGCTGACCTCAGGTGCTGTAGATCGAGCGGAGCCAGATGTGGGTGAGGGTGTCCACCAGGGCGCGGTCGCGGGCGGTGGAGCGGCGGGTGTGGGAGCGGGTCAGGAAGGCCTGCTCGTTCATCGAGACGAGGGCGGTGGCGAGTGACTTGGCGGCGGGGCCGGGCGGTGCGGTGCCGGCGGCTCGTTCGAGGGTGATCTGCGAGGCGGTCGCGTCGATGAAACGGCGGGCCACGCCGGTCCAGAACTCCCGCATCAACGGGTCCGTGTCGCGCGCCCGAACGGCCGCACGGAGCACGGGGCCGTGTTTGCGCCACAGGGCGAGGGTCGCGCCGAGCGCCCGGCGGATGGAGTCCTCCGGCGGTTCGTTGCCGCGACGCAGCCACGCCTGGGCGGCCTCGTAGACGGCGTCGAGGATGGCGCCGGAGAGCGCGTGCAGCACCGCCTCGCGTGACGCGAAGTGGAAGTAGAAGGTCGACCGCGAGATCCCCGCTCCCGAGGCCAGCTCGTCGACCGCGATGTCGTCCAGGGAACGCGTCTGGAGCAGCCGCTCGGCGGTGTCGAGGATCGCCTGCGAGGTGAGGTCGCCCTTGCTGGGCCTGCGCCGCGACCCGACCGTGCCGGCACGTGGGGACATGCGGAACATCCTCGGTTCAGCGGCCCAGCAGCCGCAAGCCTTCCGCACGCACCGCTGCCAAGTCGCAAGCTCCGACGGCGATCCGCACCCCCGCGTCGGCGCCCGCGCACGCGTACGCCTCGACGTCGGGGATGGACTTCGACCGCCGGGTCAGGATGACGCCCTCCACCAGCCCGAACACCAGGTCGGCGGCCAGGTCGTCGTCCACCAACGCCCGATATGCCGCTTTCAGCTCGTCACGTTCGGCGTGGAACCCGGCGAACCGCTCCGCCCGCACTTCCGGCAGCAGGTACAGCGCGCCGAGGTTGTACGGGCCTCCGCACAGCAGCTCCAGGTCGAACCGGCACAGCGCCCACAGCTTGGCGGGCTTCGGCGCGACTTCCCCCAGCAACGAACGCGCGGTGTGCAGGGACGGCAGGACGGTGGCTTCCAGCAGCACGGCGAGGATGTCGTCCTTGCCGCCGAAGTAGTGGTACAGCGACGCCTGCCTCAACCCGGCGCGTTCGGCGACGGCCCGGGTCGAGGTCGCGGTGTACCCGCGCTCGGTGAACAGCTCCGCCGCGGCGTCGAGCAGGTCACGCCGCGAATCGCGTTCCCCCGCCGACTCCCCGGTCGCCC
This is a stretch of genomic DNA from Saccharothrix ecbatanensis. It encodes these proteins:
- a CDS encoding zinc-binding dehydrogenase, whose product is MEVIADAGRRELSFDGFRFPLPAEIDDASALALAHHGVTAWHLLRTCAHLRQGESVLVHDAAGGVGALAVQLAVSFGAGRVVATAPTQAQRRLAVRLGADIAVDSSAPGLTERLLAGGLVDVVVGLPANTSTHQTGPLPAGVLPSGTPLPGALATATFPTCPSPVDGALALLAPFGRLVCHGEPVDVDPVRLGSRAVVGFRLGDCLAKPEMVVAALSELIGLTSAGRLHPLASARTVR
- a CDS encoding TetR/AcrR family transcriptional regulator, translating into MSPRAGTVGSRRRPSKGDLTSQAILDTAERLLQTRSLDDIAVDELASGAGISRSTFYFHFASREAVLHALSGAILDAVYEAAQAWLRRGNEPPEDSIRRALGATLALWRKHGPVLRAAVRARDTDPLMREFWTGVARRFIDATASQITLERAAGTAPPGPAAKSLATALVSMNEQAFLTRSHTRRSTARDRALVDTLTHIWLRSIYST
- a CDS encoding molybdopterin oxidoreductase family protein; this encodes MRTAYTTCPLCEATCGLELTVEDDRITAVRGDRKDTFSNGFLCPKGASLGALDADPDRLRTPLARRDGEFEPVSWDEAFTLVDEKLTAIIAEHGRDAVAMYLGNPTVHSLAGGLYAGVLRKALDSRNVFTAATVDQMPKHVSSGLLYGGIFTIPVPDIDRTDFLLLLGADPFSSNGSLWTVPDVPGRLKALRKRGGAFVVVDPRRSRTAAAADRHLPIVPGTDVFLLLAMVNELFAADLVDLGALAPHVTGVDGVRALSEPFTPEAVASRCGVAADEIRALTHRLAAAPRAAVYGRIGTTTVEFGTVASWLVDVLNILTGNLDRPGGAMFPLPAHMRRGTGTGKGFTTGRWHSRVRGLPEVAGELPAVTLADEIGTPGPGQVRALVTVAGNPALSLPNSARLDAALSTVDFMVSVDPYLNETTRHADVILPPPPPSRRGHYDLAFLSFAVRNVAKYSRPAVEPTPGEPDEGDILLRLTGIFAGLGPDADLDALVGLSGESPHTREERLLDARLRSGPYGLSVDALLDQPHGVDLGPLTSRVPEILRTPSGRIELCPDPIAADVPRVLEALRTPVDGLVLVGRRHLRSNNSWLHNVPVLVKGKQLCTLLVNPDDADRIGLVDGGPARVTSRVGEVEATVEVSADMAAGVVSLPHGWGHDRPGTRLATAEAHPGVNVNLLTDDLAVDPLSGTAVLNGVRVHVTPVQPAQPVQPAK
- a CDS encoding TetR/AcrR family transcriptional regulator; translated protein: MVGRPRATGESAGERDSRRDLLDAAAELFTERGYTATSTRAVAERAGLRQASLYHYFGGKDDILAVLLEATVLPSLHTARSLLGEVAPKPAKLWALCRFDLELLCGGPYNLGALYLLPEVRAERFAGFHAERDELKAAYRALVDDDLAADLVFGLVEGVILTRRSKSIPDVEAYACAGADAGVRIAVGACDLAAVRAEGLRLLGR
- a CDS encoding ATP-binding protein, with the protein product MTSFSGQAFFGRESELAAVFDVVGRVPAAGLVTVVVSGEPGIGKSSLLAETCRRLRDRGCPVAVAESDDVSRRIPYAAVATALRSVPVTGDVQAALDALDLTSTPDASWFGRSCELVARVLTGLTAQRPAALVLDDLDQVDDDSLAMLAVVLRRVTAAPLVLITAARTHHHNPGVGELLDRLERHAEVVRVELAPLSGGDVARIVETVLGTPVDDGLAHEVHQRADGNPFFAVEIARSLRELDLVAVDGNRARLTVSPSAIRLTRREAVLRRVAPLDRDTRAVARAVSIFRRVRLDQIGLLARVSSLPEDTVVDAFDGLLRAHIVVRDDDRGYRFSHALVGEALYQEIGPAQRRHLHSLISARLLDDRERGLAVDEMELAWHLAESAPPGDLRAIRVMAQAAAANRTTAPETAAALCARALELLPVAAPERAGLLASQCRALAHASRPAAAIAPGLAALDVLPPGPDRSRCAVVVLTSLFLVGRMTEALRLADAELATGNAPAALHAQRALLLVFTGRHAEALAAADRIEAMPFTSAAEGVVVFDRLAVITSMLFRHDKTVEYANRSLRSAAGQPILELQALAVGASTGALAGLVHDATWRLRRAEELRERTGGHAFRGELEMARVALDWFGGAWDACLERVGRAAAELESRQELMMLDGLRAIELEVRTWRGELDVAARLAALTPPTSPNMSRLHALAMAGYLAARGDVERARTTLVEAVDDDGMTAYSCVLLGRLIELDLAHGREEEARQTVKRLCGVAADRVAPWTRATVRRVHGLTDRDADVLREAVREAEAGGLVFEKARAQLALGVVDREAVPELLDAYALFQRLGAHGLRRQAGGRLRELGAKVPRARAKAPGVLTEAEENVARLVQQGMRNRDIAAALHYSPRTIEVYLSRIYAKLHVSSRLELARALDARA
- a CDS encoding serine hydrolase domain-containing protein, encoding MTVEGSCADEFAEVRAEFERNFAERGEVGAGVHVTVEGETVVDLWGGDAGGRPWTEDTITHVWSCTKGATALCAHVLASRGELDLDAPVTRYWPEFGQNGKADTLVRHLLSHQAGLTAWREPVPQSGMFDWELMTDLLARQEPFWTPGTRHGYHALTFGHLVGEVVRRVAGVSLAEFFEKEVSGPLGLDFWLTLPEDLEPLVAPTIPASRGETLPKLYVAAMTRPESMQGMLLTNSGGYLAATDTREAHAAQYGAVGGMSNARGLAQMYRPLALGGEYNGLRLVADTQVPVMSSVVSAGHDEMLLAPTRFSLGFMKAVDSHYLPVEDRAVLMSEDAFGHSGMGGSLGFAAPDSRMSFGYAMTRMGQGVGVNERGQSLVDAVYRALGYRQATGGLWFR